Proteins encoded by one window of Polyodon spathula isolate WHYD16114869_AA chromosome 16, ASM1765450v1, whole genome shotgun sequence:
- the LOC121328431 gene encoding rho guanine nucleotide exchange factor 7-like, which yields MGCCSVTQRHSGTDQVGPEEMELLEIGNGGIWSLGETSHRVPLQNTSGYSADFAPQSPVSSGISNKTLHEAVLWGQTRETLHSKIYNDHIDGWEGQAIHTYREIIWSSLANLFNSHTQERSEIYLVLFSFHLLILAVDHDKRGFVYQGILPLSGMTIQEVNNSENVSNMFEITAPMVEPKMVICTSPTERRFWVDNIRDRVQKSMTQHMVPFQSVLSCLMPFDEKWKKNELEKHLLLNPILNWEGTPIQHLGNIQSISMVAVTNSNQEGNQTRLLVLFPSELVILSFDFQRANVLYQGRLPLTSIQAVEKSTLLGRLEFEITGDMMEPMLVSCFSSEDYENWLFRLQKPEQTFSAITEEPPPLIPKKQKS from the exons ATGGGGTGCTGTAGCGTGACCCAGAGGCATTCTGGGACTGATCAGGTTGGGCCTGAAGAAATGGAGCTCCTAGAAATAGGGAACGGAGG tatatGGTCTCTAGGTGAGACAAGCCACCGTGTTCCACTACAAAACACATCAGGATATTCTGCTGATTTCGCTCCTCAG AGCCCAGTATCCAGTGGAATATCGAACAAAACTCTGCATGAG GCTGTACTTTGGGGGCAGACTAGAGAAACTCTCCATAGCAAGATATATAACGATCATATAGACGGCTGGGAAGGACAGGCCATCCACACCTACAGAGAAATAATCTGGTCCTCGTTAGCAAATCTGTTCAACAGTCATACTCAG gaAAGAAGTGAAATAtatctggttttgttttctttccatctGCTAATATTAGCTGTGGACCATGATAAAAGAGGGTTTGTGTACCAG GGGATTCTCCCTCTCTCAGGAATGACCATACAAGAAGTAAACAACAGTGAAAATGTTTCAAACATGTTTGAAATTACAG CTCCAATGGTTGAGCCTAAGATGGTCATCTGCACCAGTCCTACAGAGCGGAGGTTCTGGGTTGATAACATCAGGGACCGGGTGCAGAAATCCATGACACAGCACATGGTGCCCTTTCAGAGTGTTTTATCCTGTTTG ATGCCTTTTGATGAGAAGTGGAAGAAAAATGAGCTGGAGAAGCATTTGCTGCTCAATCCAATATTGAACTGGGAGGGAACTCCAATCCAACACCTGGGAAACATACAATCTATATCTATGGTTGCTGTCACCAACTCAAACCAGGAG GGAAATCAAACAAGACTTCTAGTGCTGTTTCCCAGTGAGCTAGTTATACTGTCCTTTGACTTTCAAAGAGCCAACGTCCTTTATCAG GGACGTCTACCCCTAACCAGCATCCAGGCTGTGGAGAAATCAACACTGCTGGGAAGACTGGAGTTTGAAATTACAG GGGACATGATGGAGCCCATGCTCGTCTCCTGCTTCTCTTCTGAAGACTATGAGAACTGGCTCTTCCGACTGCAGAAG cctGAACAAACTTTCAGTGCCATCACAGAAGAGCCTCCCCCTCTGATACCAAAGAAGCAGAAGAGTTAA
- the LOC121329383 gene encoding tumor necrosis factor receptor superfamily member 18-like, with protein sequence MRIAQLLLSTVCVLLLSGMCIFGEGFSNSAAIKGTPEPCCDGCPPGTYKTGTSNLCTNCSLGTFSSEWNADKCKPCHCKEDNYLQCNATSKECHCKTGYVYKNPEHSRCIPMENCKRGTELKRSGTITYTYTCEQCMNNTFSDTEAGTCKPWTDCQALGLITVTPGNHTHNAKCGCENDTRYQTITVVAAWILFIFSLILLSVSVLIWKAQCKSWTMMTIAEAGLDPLLKERCQPEDACSCQISKEESGDKSVEDDNIKSHIIGA encoded by the exons ATGCGGATAGCTCAGCTGCTCCTATCCACAGTGTGTGTGCTTCTCCTGTCTGGGATGTGTATCTTTGGAGAGGGCTTTTCAAACAGTGCTGCTATCAAGGGCACACCAGAGCCCTGCTGTGATGGGTGCCCCCCTG GAACTTACAAGACAGGCACCAGCAATCTGTGCACTAATTGTTCACTGGGTACATTTTCTTCAGAGTGGAACGCTGACAAGTGTAAGCCATGCCATTGCAAGGAAG ataatTATCTGCAGTGCAATGCTACCAGCAAGGAATGCCACTGTAAAACTGGCTATGTCTACAAGAATCCTGAACATAGTCGCTGTATACCAATGGAGAATTGCAAGAGAGGGACTGAACTTAAAAGATCAG GCACTATAACCTATACATATACATGTGAACAGTGTATGAACAATACCTTTTCGGACACAGAAGCAGGCACCTGCAAGCCATGGACTGA TTGTCAGGCTTTGGGTCTGATTACAGTCACCCCTGGTAACCATACCCACAATGCAAAGTGCGGATGTGAGAATG ATACCAGATACCAAACCATTACTGTGGTGGCTgcatggattttatttattttctccttgaTACTTCTTTCTGTGAGTGTCTTGATATGGAAGGCTCAATGTAAGAGCTGGACAATGATGACTATTGCAG AAGCAGGTCTCGATCCATTGTTGAAAGAAAGATGCCAACCGGAAGATGCCTGTAGCTGTCAGATATCAAAAGAGGAAAGTGGAGACAAGTCAGTAGAGGATGACAATATAAAAAGCCACATTATAGGTGCATAG